GCGGATAATCCGGACACGGAGATCCTTTGGAAGATTTGCGATGAACTTTTTTACTGACGAGTTCGCTGAAGCGACTCGGCCTCCCTCAAACGTGCCGGCGCAGTCAACAAGAAGCGTCAGAACAGTGCTCATCCCGCAATCTCCTGAATCGTTGCCGCAAGCGTGTCTATCTCGCTCTCGGTGTTGTAGAACGCAATGCTCGCACGAATGGTTCCTTCCGGGCACTCCAGATACCGCATCAGAGGTTCGGCGCAGTGCATGCCGGACCGCACCATGATGCCCGCCTCATCATCCAGATATGCCGCAGCTTCGTGCGGCGAGATGCCGGGAATCGTAAACGATACAACACCGATCCGCTGTTTGGGGTCGGCTGGAACGTAGAGTTTTACCCCGGGCACTGCCGAAAGTTTTTCGATCAGACGATTCGTAAGTTCCCGCTCGCGGGCTTCGATGTTCTGCATGCCGATATCTTTCAAAAACACTGCGGCAGCTCCAAGACCAATGCCTCCCGCGATGTTCGGCGTTCCTGCTTCATAGCGGTGGAAGCCTTCGGTGAGGGTAAATGAGTCCTCGCCTACCTGCTCCACCATGCCGCCGCCGACGAACAACGGTTCAAGAATCGGATTTTTCATCCAGAGAACGCCGGTTCCCGTAGGCCCGCACATCTTGTGGCCTGAGAAGGAGACAAAGTCTGCACCGAGCGCAACCACATCGACTGGCATATGCGGAACTGACTGGGCTGCATCGACCGCGAGAAGTGACCCGTGTTTTTTGCAGAGCTTTGCAATCTCTGCGACCGGAACAACTGTGCCGGTCACATTCGAAGCCTGCGTAACCGCAACAAGCCGGACCGAGTCATCCATCGCGTCCCTGAGAGCGTCCATGTCAAGCGTCAGATCAGGTTTGAGTCCGACGACGCGAACGGTGACCCCGTACTTCTCCAGAGCACGCCAGGGCAGAAGGTTTGAGTGGTGCTCGAGAATGGTTGTGACCACGCAGTCGCCTGTCTTCCAGTCAAGACCGCGGGCGATCGTTGTCACTGCTTCGGTGGTGTTCTTCACAAACACGGTCGTTCCTGCGGTTCCGTTGATGAAGTCAGCAACAATCTCATGCGCATGCCAGTACTTCTGGCTCGCAATTCTCGTCAGCCGATGGACGCCGCGGCCCACATTCGCCCGATAAGTTCTCTCGAACTGATCCATTGCCGCAAGAACCGGCTCCGGAGCAAACGAGGTGGCCGCGTTGTCAAGATACATCAGATCCCCGAGGATGGGGAACTGTGACCGGACTGCTTCCCAGTTTGTCAGAGGCAGCAAAGCCTCTGCCGGAGACTCTGCCGGCTCAACATCCACCACATCGACTGCCTTTCCTTCAGGCATCAGATGGGCAACCGATGACGGTGTGCTTCGCTTCACCGGTTTTTCCGAGAGATCAAGGTTCGCCTCGCGGACAAGCTCCTTCATCTTCGGCGGAAGATCCTTCCATCTCCACAGACCCCAGCTGACAAACTCGGGCGGAAGGCCGCGGTCCGCAGCCCAGCGGTTCAGGAACTCATCCCACCGTCCGGCCATTGCCGGATGCGTCTCGTGCATGGTGGCAAGCTCTGACTCAAGCATTGCGGGGCAGAGATAACAGCCGATGCGTTCGTATCCCCGTTCGTACAGAGAGTTGTAGGGAACCTCGCGAAGCCACAGGTACAAAAACACATCCAGCGCACGCCATGATCTGATCGGCGAGAGGTTGATCTGCATGGGATTGTTCGGATTCTGCGAGACCGCATCAAGCGAAGCCCGGCTCCATGACTCATACCAGCGGTTGCCCTGGACCGTGACGCAGGGACCGGTCTCGGCAAGATGCACCTTGAGGGGATTAAGCTTCAGGAGCTTGCAGCACCAGCGGTGATCCTTGCCCGGCGGTCCGGCTTTTTCAACTGCCTGCCAGAAGTCGCCGGCTTTTTGGATCATGCGCACGTTCTGACTTTTCACAAACTCGACGGTTTCCGGGAACTCAAGGCCGGTGTCGATGAAGAACGCGTCGGTTACTCCTGCTTTCTGCGCAATCTGCCAGACTGCTGTGCTGTCCTTGCCGCCGGAGAAGGAACAGTTTGCAACCGGTGCAAGCCCGAGGTTCTGTTTGATCTCGCGAACCGCGGTGCGTTCCATATTTTTCAGATGGAATGCATTGCGCTCCACAACCTCATCCCATGACGGGTTGGGCATGCCGGACTTTTGCTCAACCTGCACCAGCTCTTTGATGCGGACAAATCCGTCCTTCAAAATTCCGGTACCGTACTTTGATTTGTACTTCAGGATGACAACGCCGTCGGTTGCATCAGCGACTGCGGCAACTTTCTTGCCGCCAAGTCTTCCGGTTGGAAGATTTTCCGCTGCGGTCTCAAGGTTGATGATATTTTTCTCTGCTTTGCCGATGAGATAAGGCAGTGCCTCAGCTTCAATATCCAGACGGAAACTGCGGGATACGGGATCAAACCACAGCCATGCAAACCGCACGCCGTTTGCGATCACCAGCTCGTTTCGGTCAAGACCGCCTGCCTTGTTGAACACCATCACTTTGGGCAGCGTCACGCGGGGACCAAATCTGTCGGTGATGAGTTTTTGGAGCAGATCATAATCTGCCTTCAGCACCGGACGGATGTCGTACGGTTGCTGGAGAGGAATCTTAATTGTCTCGGCATCGCACGAGCAGGTTTTTGCAACAAGAGGGACGTTGCATCTTGGACACCAGTAGAGATGTTTGGTCAGGTAATCGTCGCTGTCCGCGGCGACGTAATAACCCGGCTTAACCTCCTTTCGCTGGGGTTTTTCCTTTGGCTGGCGCTGATGCTGCTTTTTTGCAGACTGATTTTTTCTCTGGTGCGGATATTTTTTGTATTCGTGCGGCACAGTGAAGATATATTTGTGCTGAAAAGGGATGAGGTTTGTTGCGTGGGTGTTTTCGCATTATTATTTCTGAGGAGACCATGAAAATCCATGAGCCGCCCACGGAAAAACGGAACACACGGAAATTTCACAGAAAAAAAAACATCACGGAGCAGACGTGAACAGCACGGAACCAGAAAATAATTAATATTAGTGATGTTTTTCGCATCTACTAAATTTTTCAAAAAAATCCAATCAACCGCCTCCACGCATGCCGCAGGCATGCGTGTGATGCCGAGCCGGTTTGATTCTGTGGGGGTTCGCCGCCTGCGGCGGCAAATCCCCACATTAGAATCAAAGCGGGGCGGTTAGAAGAAATCAAACTCCTCAGTATCGGCTTCCTCAGGCTGGAACGCCGTATCATAAACAATGGACAGATACTTGATAAAGAACACCGTAATCGGCACTAAGACAAAGATGTAGAGAACCGCCAGCACCCCGATAATGAAAACATTGTTCAAAAACAACTGTCCGAGCGACATCGTAACAAACGTAATCATCAGATACAGAATGCTCATGATCACAAGCGAAAGAATGTAATCATACCAGCCAATCTTGCCGATAATATCTGCAACCTTTCTCAGATTCACCGCCTCGCGAATCGAACCGGTTCTGCACAGATGCGTGATACCCACACAGGCAAACAGAATAATGATTAACGTTGTCACAAACTGAACTGCCGCATACGAGAACACTGTTCCCACATACATCATCCCCTCCAGCTCCAGAACATCAGCCGCAGAGTAGAGACCGGTATCAGGGAAAAGATACATGAAGACAAGCATGTAGATAAGCGAAATAACAAACAGCGGAATCGCATAGATGAAGAGCGTAATATTGATTCTCCATCCATTGAAGAACAGACCCCAGAGGTTGCCGGTGTCAGGCATCGTATCGCCCGTGCGGAACAAGCGGTAACAGTAGCCCTGCATCAGCGGAACAAAAAACACGCAGGCAAGACCGATCAGAACCGCAAAATATCCCAACAGGCCTGAGAGGACTTCAGGAGTAAAACCAAAATCCGGACCGACAAGAAGGCTCACCAGAATTGGCAGCACAATCAGCTGTAAAACGATCGTGGCCGCAATAAATCCGACAATGATAGGACCCACGATATAGAAGAACAGCACAATCCACCGTGGAAGATGGTTGATACTGAAGAACGCATTTTTCGTAAAGGTATAAGCGCTGGCGATGATCTCTGCGTGTTCCATTGTAGCCTGTCTCTCTTAGAATACTATTATGCCGTATTCTTATAAGATAATTGGCACGCTGACCACCCATTTTTTTATGAGGATGAAGGTTCAAGTGATAAGCATGGGCATTCTTGGCCAGCTTGAACGGGCACTCGGCGTCTGGTATCCTGACCCGGATGCAGACCCGGACGACACAAATCCAGTGGTAACCGTAGCGTTCCGGGAGTATGTCATGAGCAGGCTCGGGGATGCATACTCTGTTGCCGACCGCGAGGAGAGAAAACCTGGCGAACCTGATCTGGTCGCGGTCAGAAACAGTGATGAGAAACGCTTCGATCTGATCACCTGCTATCGAAGCAGAATGTTTGCAAACGAGGACGGGGACGCATACCTGCCGTGGACAACTCCGGAAACCTACGCAGCCTACTGCGAATACGCAGAGCAGGAGGAAAATCCCTGTTATGTCATCTTCGGGCTGCACGGATTTGCCGACGAGCCGAAGTTTGTGTTTTGTGTACCGCTCGCTGAAGCAGTTTTTGATCTGCCGAGATCAGTTCTGAAAAAGTACGAAGTCGCTGCAACAAAAGATCTTCTGCCATAGATGAACTTCAGCAGTCTGTTTCGCTTATCACTTTTTTTAGGAGTGTTTGCAGCAATGGCTCTGTCAAATGCAGTCGTTCCAGTCCTCACCGATATCACAGAGGACCCTGCACTCCAGGGCGCAGTCTACTCAGCCTACTTCTTCGGAGCATTTCTTATGGTGTTTCCCGCAGGATGGATGTCTGACAGATTCGGCAGAACACCATTAGTGCGGGCAGGACTTTTCGGAACATTTGCCGCAGCAGTACTGCTCTGGCTCTCGTACCCGGATCCGACAGCAGCAGTTCTGCTGAGATTTCTGGAAGGATTGTTTACCGGCATGTTCGTCTCCGCAGCCATGGCGTTTGTGAACTCAGGAAAGGATCACAAGCGGCTTGCCGGCGGTTTTGTTGCGCTGATGAATCTTGGAATGGTGGCAGGTCTTGTGGTGAGCGGCGGCATTGCATCGGTTCAGATATATGCAGGAGTTCTGCTCTTCGGAATTCTTACGGGAGAAGCAGGACTCCTCAGCCTCGGCCTCAAAGACGATGCAACATTTTCTCCTGCGGTATCATCTGCCGCAAAGATATGGAACATTGCCGTCTACCACAAATGGCTCTGGTTTGCGATGATGATCTTCTGCGGAACAACCGGTGTGGTAATCTCGATGTATCCTGAGCTATCAGGATTTACTGCTGAGATGAACGGCATCATAACAGCACTGATGAGTGTGGCAACAGCGATTTGTGTCTACACAGCGTCAAGAATGCGGTTTTCAGACTCGCTCTCGATCATACGAACTGCAGGCATTCTGCTTGCACTCTCAGTTCCTGTTGTGCTGCTGCACCCGGTCGGCATGATCCTTGTCGGTGCGGTGTTTGGCGTGATTACAGTTGCAGTGCTGAATTATATTGCAGAGACCAAGCAGCCGCAGGGAGTGATGAACGGGCTTTTCAATATGACCCAGTATGCAGGGATGGCGGCGCTGCCATTCGCGGCAGGCATACTGGTCCTTCCGATCGGATACTTGGGTGTGTTTGCGGCAACCGCCGTGCTGAACGTGCTTGCGGGTCTTCTGGTGGTCAAGTGTCCGTGTTACGTTAGGTAGGGAGTTACGCGGGGGCGAGGAGTTTCAAAACACAAATCACATGCCTGCGGCCTGTTCACCGCTTCGCGGAATACCACGAATAAAAAAAATCACCAATGGCAATTTTATTTATTCGCGCTATTCGCGCCATTCGCGTTTCCTTTTCTCATCATGCCCCTAAAAAAAAATAAAAAAAATTAGGATCTTCTCAGAATCAGAAGAGCCGCACCAAACATTCCTACAACCGCGAGAATCCCAAAGCCCGGAGTCTGGGTTGGAACCGGAGCCGCAGTGCTCGGAGTCAAGGTCGGGAGTGCTGTTGGAGCTGCAGTTGGAACAACCGGAGACTGGTCGGAGACGACGAACTCCTGCGTTGCCGAAGCTCCTGTCTTGATGCCGGTAACACTGACCTCATAATCCGAAGGATGCAGAGGAACAACACTGTAGCTCCAGACATTCTGGCCTGAAGTGGGTCCTGCAAGAACAATAGTCTGGCCTGACGTTCCCTGAGACCATGAAGAGGAGTCAACAGCATTCTGTACCTCCTTATCTGACGGCCAGAAGTTAAAGATGGTCACCTCAACCGAAAGCACATCACCGACAGCAAGGTTCGTCGTTCCGGAAATAATGAAAGGAGTTCCCATGTACTGGGTTCCAACCGGATTAATGGTGATCAGCGGATACGCTAT
The nucleotide sequence above comes from Methanorbis furvi. Encoded proteins:
- a CDS encoding DUF4013 domain-containing protein, whose translation is MEHAEIIASAYTFTKNAFFSINHLPRWIVLFFYIVGPIIVGFIAATIVLQLIVLPILVSLLVGPDFGFTPEVLSGLLGYFAVLIGLACVFFVPLMQGYCYRLFRTGDTMPDTGNLWGLFFNGWRINITLFIYAIPLFVISLIYMLVFMYLFPDTGLYSAADVLELEGMMYVGTVFSYAAVQFVTTLIIILFACVGITHLCRTGSIREAVNLRKVADIIGKIGWYDYILSLVIMSILYLMITFVTMSLGQLFLNNVFIIGVLAVLYIFVLVPITVFFIKYLSIVYDTAFQPEEADTEEFDFF
- a CDS encoding MFS transporter is translated as MNFSSLFRLSLFLGVFAAMALSNAVVPVLTDITEDPALQGAVYSAYFFGAFLMVFPAGWMSDRFGRTPLVRAGLFGTFAAAVLLWLSYPDPTAAVLLRFLEGLFTGMFVSAAMAFVNSGKDHKRLAGGFVALMNLGMVAGLVVSGGIASVQIYAGVLLFGILTGEAGLLSLGLKDDATFSPAVSSAAKIWNIAVYHKWLWFAMMIFCGTTGVVISMYPELSGFTAEMNGIITALMSVATAICVYTASRMRFSDSLSIIRTAGILLALSVPVVLLHPVGMILVGAVFGVITVAVLNYIAETKQPQGVMNGLFNMTQYAGMAALPFAAGILVLPIGYLGVFAATAVLNVLAGLLVVKCPCYVR
- a CDS encoding aminotransferase class V-fold PLP-dependent enzyme, whose translation is MPHEYKKYPHQRKNQSAKKQHQRQPKEKPQRKEVKPGYYVAADSDDYLTKHLYWCPRCNVPLVAKTCSCDAETIKIPLQQPYDIRPVLKADYDLLQKLITDRFGPRVTLPKVMVFNKAGGLDRNELVIANGVRFAWLWFDPVSRSFRLDIEAEALPYLIGKAEKNIINLETAAENLPTGRLGGKKVAAVADATDGVVILKYKSKYGTGILKDGFVRIKELVQVEQKSGMPNPSWDEVVERNAFHLKNMERTAVREIKQNLGLAPVANCSFSGGKDSTAVWQIAQKAGVTDAFFIDTGLEFPETVEFVKSQNVRMIQKAGDFWQAVEKAGPPGKDHRWCCKLLKLNPLKVHLAETGPCVTVQGNRWYESWSRASLDAVSQNPNNPMQINLSPIRSWRALDVFLYLWLREVPYNSLYERGYERIGCYLCPAMLESELATMHETHPAMAGRWDEFLNRWAADRGLPPEFVSWGLWRWKDLPPKMKELVREANLDLSEKPVKRSTPSSVAHLMPEGKAVDVVDVEPAESPAEALLPLTNWEAVRSQFPILGDLMYLDNAATSFAPEPVLAAMDQFERTYRANVGRGVHRLTRIASQKYWHAHEIVADFINGTAGTTVFVKNTTEAVTTIARGLDWKTGDCVVTTILEHHSNLLPWRALEKYGVTVRVVGLKPDLTLDMDALRDAMDDSVRLVAVTQASNVTGTVVPVAEIAKLCKKHGSLLAVDAAQSVPHMPVDVVALGADFVSFSGHKMCGPTGTGVLWMKNPILEPLFVGGGMVEQVGEDSFTLTEGFHRYEAGTPNIAGGIGLGAAAVFLKDIGMQNIEARERELTNRLIEKLSAVPGVKLYVPADPKQRIGVVSFTIPGISPHEAAAYLDDEAGIMVRSGMHCAEPLMRYLECPEGTIRASIAFYNTESEIDTLAATIQEIAG